The genomic segment cacttgtccaagaaaagagagaagatgattttataaagcttcgtcaaggaactttgagcgtagctgagtatgaaacacgctttacaaagttatctacatatgccccagaattggtggctactgaacggaagagaataagaaggtttatccaaggattagatttggaaatccaagatgcccttgctgcagcacaggttgaaacatttagtgacgctctcgaaaaagcgcaaagggtagaaagcacaaaatctcaactgagagctctccaagcaaggaaaagagatgCATCTGATAGTACACTAGGAGGaaatggaccaccacccaaagttagaaaagaagtggatggagtaggactgttatttcctgcaccactcatgataaaggaaccaaaaggaactatgtcgcgagggacttcagtagaacagacacgatcaaagaaaacctcgcaagccagtcaggtcacaacacctcgtccgacttgtggatattgtggaaggacgaatcacattgaagaaaactgttggctaaagggacgaaagtgtatggggtgtgggagtaccaaccataaagttcatgactgtccaaggaggtatccacgagaaactactgctccacaaggaaatggaactgtccctcgacaagtcaatggaaggagAAACCGACCAATGGCATCAGAAAGAAAGCATAACATGAACACACCACATGGTTCAGAGttgtctgagattacagaaggtatgaatttcgaggacgaaattcttttaaggaggggaggttgtgaggactcgtaaaaactattatttttttagcctaatttgtggcttaataaattatttaattggatatttgcctcgaggaatattttctagtcttattagacctaaatacatggtaatataacttcgttatatttttaaagtaactcatttcatgaattaatttcctggagcgcgtttagtaaaaacagtgaatagtgcttgaagATTTTATCcgcttgagagtacaataagtttggaatattggagacatgtataatggacctaaattcggtattttaatgtttaaatactcaagtgatagttattagtactatcgttataagaatttcccggaggtttcgcgttatagcgtaaaaaattgacggtacgcgttttcacacgcgcgactttatttgagggactttagacctttatttcgggacaattaagagtgaatattatctacatgaatataaatacattggaggtttagtgcactagtgaaccaaacgcgcgagaaaatcgagccctaatcgcgccaaacgcaccctaatgtgagttgactaatgggtgacttgaggccacaagttaatgtcttctcttggaagctaaaatctgatcactctctctctctcttgagcttcaaacagccggccagctccctcctctctctaactcatttgcaacaaaatttctgctcactaatctcactcaaaaccactccaaatcatctccaaaattaaccaaacttgcaccacacctagcttgacacttgaggatcattttgagctgcaaacaagggctggaaatcacggtttttctggggtaatagagggccgaaaattctgctgaacatcaacccaaagtaagtgatgatccactcttgaaaacttgaagtttggaagctatcttaccttgttaagttcatgcatgcatttggttagcttgtgtatggtgtaaaaatgtgatagtgggctcttggaattcccacacttgggttattgttgctgatgtgatgattgatggtgattatattgttggtttagtggttataatgatgcattagtggtgggtaattagtagaaacttcattgggtgtaagaagcaaaaacttccgattttgcccctgccatgttcggccatttccaggccaatttttaatggtttaatggcttgaattagatgtttataggatgtattagatgtgtgaaaaatttcattggaaaatattgaggtttgattgagcaaatgaatttttcttgagaaactagcaatctggaaaactgttcgcgtatgattctgaccagtggtagtattttggctataactctgtcctcggatgtcgaaatcatgtgccgttggtggcgttggaaactagaaattcctggctttaatttggtatataatgcacgttctgattctttgtgagcaagccgaaccaaatgttttaagttcgctgtcctgttgctctgttcatctggaatgaagtgttcaggcagcaacttgatgcccgattttgaaccagattggtgccgaatttggaaatgatttcttctgtgatattttatcCCTATGaacgtattttccaacggcgtaagccatgctctattttgagttaaattgactgagttgtgactgaaacaagtggactgctctgttttggaaaaaccctaatgttggactggtttggaacaagatattggagtgaacttgttaattgatgttcttgatactaaacacttaccaaaggcattatggatgtttcttaggcctttatttcacaaatgaaccatgattgtatagtttgcttgattagacgTTTTGAATtgggtaatgaaagtctcaaggcagattgccttataattttcctgaactttggttgactaattaactatcttaccgaaagtatttttccctgaaatttgatagagtggtacctttcatatgggagtaaaatactgccaattttggtaccaatccaagttcgtttcgatacccaattaaatttctagtgttggaggttcaaaactggaaattcttcttcagtcttgaatcttcctcaacttgaggctactatatcttggtgctcgaaactccgtttctcaatccgcttgttttgttatactcttggattgcaacactatttgatttccaaatttcaaaggttagttcaaaacaagtgaattttactgaatttccaaaattggccaaaaaccaaccttgaaactgtcttagtattctacagcagtaactttgatccaacttttgaataccttccatttcgaatcatggaaaagtgtcttctagaaacttgtaGTACtcggaatgtagtttccaatggtatcaagctttccaattttggacctacgtagtgcaagatacgatttttctagaattgacacccaaagctaaaatttgacaatttcttagaaatgagattttggaaacttgccttcttttctcgataccgattgaacattttgaactcgatttcatgaaaaatgttagtctctttctttagactttaaaactttactcttgagcctcgattattaataattaaggcccaattcatgaattccctttagattgtacaaccttctttgataagtaggagttctaagtgatagtgtataatagttaatggttatttgctcaggcgctcaaggggaccttcaagaagaactcgaagtggacgcctagACACTTGTTTGAGTATTACTCTCTTGTtgctataggtgagtgttccatataggaatacgtaattggaataagtctatgacatgcataacccatgattattaagtgttaagtgctatatgttaagtatttaccacactcatgcatatctgaataaggtatacttgaattacttgacatgaaatacctgaaatatgtatatttgaactattcgatatgaaatgcttaaagagcatatttatgtgattacttgaaatactagatatgaaatgtttggagagcatatctacatgatgtgtttaaatgattaattatgctatgacagcataagtcggttggagtgaatctcctcgacccttatgtggaaaaagtgaaaatcGGCCAATGgtggcctattaaaatgacatatgtctgccaattaaccgtaattaccaccgtttaccgtttaccgtgtttacttaccgttttctaatccATTCGGCtacttgcttacttgattatctgcttacgtgatcaccaacttacttgatcacttgattatcatgaatcgcatgttatatgaagttgtccatcattgttaggcgagtgtatactttacctcactcgacctactcaaatgatgaattttaccttttgccgaattacttgattacttgtgcatgttgtaagctctaagctgaacttgggccctgcctcggttactgacctactcgagccaggactgggctcggtcgggtaggttggaaccctggacaaccgtttcggtatactcgagtattaccactggagggataaggtgatggccagtcaaaccgaggggatccggaagtcataaggtgcagatgaccgacagagttccactggaacaccgtatccttcaatgtgtgtttattttacataatgataaccgtttTATGAAAACGTGCCATACCtatgatatgctcaaattacctgtacaatgattattggctcatgataacatgccattgtgtaaccttgaaccatgcgtatgatatgcccaacttatttgatttatttgaactgttagagtgtcttggaacctcactgggctgtgtagctcataccacgttgtggatttcttttacagggttcgagaccaagggtgctcgtgagtagtactagattgttttcttttgaagactttaagttatattataacggatggctatagtACCCCTTTTccattgggttgtatttaagcttgacagctgcataattgtaagtgtgagatattcgaagtactttaattatgtattgaggttacttaaagtatttcgagcttttgaatgatcgattgtagtgagtcccggcgagagctgggcaggcgtcccgcggataccctttggttcgccttagggagaagtgggggcgtcacaattttGGGTTCACCCAGatctttcatatcaaaattagaaaacaaaaatatttaGTACTATTTACAATACTTAGACTGGTACCAAATATAAGCATGTCATCTACATACAAACTGATTATCATATATTGATCATTCATAACTTTGACATATACACATTTATCCACTTCTACAGATGAGAATCCATCTTTCAtcaatacttgatcaaatttctcatgccactgtttaggagcttgttttaggccataaagagatttaattagtttacaaaccttattttcttgtccaGATACAATACATCCCTCAGGTTAAAACatataaatttcttcttctaaatcaccatttaaaaaggctgttttgacatccatttgatgaataataaGTTTATGGATAGAagctaaagcaaataaaactcgAATAGACGCAATTCTTGTTACTGGTGCAAATGTATCAAAATAgtcaatattttatttttgagaaaatccttttgcTACTAAACGAGTTTTGTACTTTTCTATAGAGCCATCagagttatattttcttttaaaaatccaTTTGCAACCAATAGGTTTTGCACCAGGAGGTAAGTCCACCAAACTCCAAGTTTTATTTGACAAGATAGAATCAATTTCAGAATTAATtgcttctttccaaaatttacaatCAGGGGAAGAAATAGCATCGGAGTATGTTAAAGGATCATTATCAAcaagaaaagtttgaaaatcatttccataagaaaattcttttcttggaCTTTTACTCCTTCTTAATTCCTCATTCagaattatttttctatttatttcaaTAGGTGCATGAGAAATTTTACTAGACAAtggaaaaatatgttcaaagAATTCAGCATTCTTTGTCTCAATAATTGTATTACAATCAAGTACATCACTttttaaaacaagaaatctatatGCAGCACTATGTTCAGCATATCCAATATACATACAATCAGAAGTTTTACaacctaattttcttttcttaggttCAGGCAACAATACTTTAACAAAACATCCCCatacttttaaatatttcaaatttggtttATAACTTTTCCATAACTCATAAGGAGTTTTGCCAGTTTTCTTATGAGATATCCTATTTTGTAAGTGACATGCAGATAAAATAACTTCTCCCCATAAATTATCAGAAGCATGAGAGCTAACTAACATAGAattcatcatttcttttaatgttctatttttcctttcagctACCCCATTAGATTCTGGTGAGTATGGTGGAGTTATTTCGTGTAAAATGCCTTCACGTTCACAGAAATTATCCTCCTCTATCCGATCTAAttctttttatccttttattaAGTTGATTTTCTACTTCAGTCTTGTAAGATAAAAAAGCATTATGAGTATCATCTTTATTTCTAAGTAGATAAAGCTTAGTGTATCTAGAGTAATCATCTATAAAGGTAACATAATATTTTTTCCCACCTCTAGTCATAGTTTGTTTTAAGTCACCTAAATCTGTATGAATTAAACTTAACAGTTCAGTTTTTCTTTGGACAGATATACAACTTCTCTTTGTTAATTTTGTTTCTGTACATATCTCACATTTATCCATTTTATCATTAACACCAGAAATCAGGCCACAagattgcattttctttatataaCTCATATTAACATATCCTAATTTTGCATGCCATAAAGAAATTGAATCGATAATATAAGCATAAGAAGCATTCTCATTGATCACATTGGAAATGTTAAGTACAAATAGTCCCTGATTACAATAGCCCTTGCCCACAAATACATTATTTTTGGTCATTATAATCTTTTCAGATTCAAATGACACTTTCACTCCAACTTTTCCTAACAATGCTACGGAAACCAGATTTGCCCGAATGTTGGGCACATGCAGTACATCATTGAGAGTCTAAGTTTTTCCTGAAGTGAGTTTCAAGAATACTTTGCCCTTACCCAGAACATTAGCAGTTCGTGAGTCACCAAGGTAGACTACTTCCTCATTATCCCCTATTGGAGTataggaggaaaatgcttctcGATTTGCACATATGTGCCGAGTAGCCCCAGAGTCTACCACCCACTTTTTGACATTGGCTGCAATGTTCATTTGAGAGATGACAGCAGCAATTATATCATCTCCTTCGTTTAAGTGCACCTTAGGAGGATTACCATTTGctttgtcaccttcattaagtCTGCATTGGACAGTATAATGTCCTGGTTTTCCACAATGAAAGCAAttgcctttcttcttcttaaagttgggattgttaggcttgaaattaaaatttttgggcTTGTAATTCTGGGATTTATTGGCGTACCTTTTATTATTGCTTTGCACCAGATTGGCTTTGTAAGCCATCTCCTTTGCCTTGGTAGCTCTCAACTCCCTTTTGTTTGAATTCTCAATGAGAATGTGTTTCACGAGCTCATCCATGGTATAATTTTTCTCCTTGTGTTTCAAGTTGTTTTTATAGTCGGCCCATGACTCCGGTAGCTTTTCAATCAGCATGCCTGCAGCGAATTTCTCAGGTAGATTGAtgtcttcatttttcaagtCCTCTAGCAGCATTTGATACTCGGTGCTTTGAATTTTCATCTCCTTGTCATCAGTCATTTGCCATTGGTTGTATTTTTCAACGACGAATTTTTGCTTGGTTGCATCTTCGGCAGTAAACTTTGTTACCAAGGCTTCCCAAATTGCCTTGGCTTTTTAGCTGCTACAGTAGACATCAAATAAT from the Coffea arabica cultivar ET-39 chromosome 11e, Coffea Arabica ET-39 HiFi, whole genome shotgun sequence genome contains:
- the LOC140021121 gene encoding uncharacterized protein, with translation MLLLVYEYSSILTKCEGYACAYRLVVNMETRGQRKGRQPRQPRNERVANGSGIDQNVESSVGRGNDQMGQVLTRMTDILELLVAQQGQGVGQGNQRGNQEIGEDRALERFQKFSPPKFAGGPDPEVAENWLENIRNIFDALDYTEERQVTFAVFQLEGAARAWWNVIRNKWERDQTLRTWINFVREFNEKFLPPLVQEKREDDFIKLRQGTLSVAEYETRFTKLSTYAPELVATERKRIRRFIQGLDLEIQDALAAAQVETFSDALEKAQRVESTKSQLRALQARKRDASDSTLGGNGPPPKVRKEVDGVGLLFPAPLMIKEPKGTMSRGTSVEQTRSKKTSQASQVTTPRPTCGYCGRTNHIEENCWLKGRKCMGCGSTNHKVHDCPRRYPRETTAPQGNGTVPRQVNGRRNRPMASERKHNMNTPHGSELSEITEGMNFEDEILLRRGGCEDS